A single Anopheles maculipalpis chromosome 3RL, idAnoMacuDA_375_x, whole genome shotgun sequence DNA region contains:
- the LOC126563341 gene encoding U-scoloptoxin(01)-Er1a, translated as MASVMWKYTALLVAFAVFLYNSHETYGQIFGYEPNVDYPAYDKIPSGLTFRCADRQPGYYADVETRCQVWHWCLPTGYMFSFLCPNGTVFNQAYRVCDWWTNVNCPLSEEMYSINDDLYRDVEGNLIVG; from the exons ATGGCAAGCGTCATGTGGAAGTACACGGCTTTGTTGGTGGCGTTCGCTGTGTTTCTGTACAACAGTCATGAAACGTACGGT CAAATCTTCGGTTATGAGCCGAACGTTGACTATCCGGCATACGATAAGATCCCATCCGGGCTAACGTTCCGGTGTGCAGACCGACAGCCCGGTTACTATGCGGACGTAGAGACACGCTGCCAGGTGTGGCACTGGTGCTTACCGACCGGCTAcatgttttccttcctctgCCCGAACGGAACCGTCTTCAACCAA GCATACCGTGTTTGTGACTGGTGGACAAACGTCAACTGTCCACTGTCGGAAGAAATGTACAGCATCAACGACGATCTGTATCGGGACGTGGAAGGAAATCTGATCGTTGGCTAG